From Drosophila virilis strain 15010-1051.87 chromosome X, Dvir_AGI_RSII-ME, whole genome shotgun sequence, the proteins below share one genomic window:
- the LOC6632143 gene encoding uncharacterized protein isoform X1 codes for MAETNNNTHQAMGNANGSEFNGRHSASPARTIDSHDSTTGSMDTIVDRSLNREELLQVTNTIEQSTNTTNGAGGSLTNSQIAMLQQDSQQQEQQQLQQHEQDARQHLDAQSHIYSSPVYDEKPSPPLKLTAATLLANALHVDNDKEDATKKPKLISHEEFKQQLEEAMATRGPAALKAKSVSNTIDSRISKKQRCPPEFIKYKGGSGGGSSDGGADGSTLTAKVRRKRRASNECCSAFPLQIVLGTLQLVLAISLVALGSLLIVRDAALSMAGCGIWTGLIAAVTGSLGVVSMRKTQTAFLALSLVCIASSTLALAISGVGLSRDLNRMAEQKGDQFDLMNANSEVSAACGLIFALFLHFVVSIVSVYRCALQICTKSQHSELRDVIIKSNASGIALDQQKVDQYIKAMSLSSSEKVNNEKLAAMWMYATHMGSLPPPSVRKLTPPSRSIMLIPATAAGNGAPPPPTRMPPAPPGLAGGMLLPVPPPQYRGMTLPYMRPGSVVYAHPASLTGTYRTHKSTKSAELNGQRRRRRAGKSDANRRQRRKSEADVLDGAPNFQYTGLDRAIADSFLARQEQSQAGSHIDYSSSTSSAHSDVYGQKPAAGSRASSKAKIVCRDVVM; via the exons ATGGCAGAGACAAACAACAATACGCACCAGGCAATGGGCAACGCTAACGGCAGCGAATTCAATGGCCGACATTCGGCCTCGCCGGCACGCACCATAGACTCGCACGACTCCACGACGGGCAGCATGGACACAATTGTGGACCGCAGTCTGAACCGCGAGGAGCTGCTGCAGGTGACCAATACCATTGAGCAGAGCACCAACACTACCAACGGTGCCGGCGGCAGTTTGACCAACTCACAAATAGCCATGCTGCAGCAGGACTCgcaacagcaggagcagcagcagctgcagcagcacgaGCAGGATGCACGCCAGCATTTGGATGCTCAGAGTCACATTTATTCGAGTCCCGTCTACGATGAGAAGCCTTCGCCGCCATTGAAGCTAACGGCGGCCACATTGCTGGCCAATGCGCTGCACGTGGACAATGACAAAGAAGATGCCACAAAGAAGCCCAAGCTGATAAGCCATGAGGAGTTTAAGCAGCAACTAGAGGAGGCAATGGCCACGCGTGGCCCGGCCGCATTGAAGGCCAAGAGCGTTAGCAACACCATCGATTCGCGCATCAGCAAGAAGCAGCGCTGCCCGCCGGAGTTCATCAAATACAAAGGGGGcagtggcggcggcagcagcgatGGTGGCGCCGATGGCTCCACGCTGACAGCAAAGGTGCGGCGCAAGCGTCGCGCCAGCAATGAATGCTGCTCCGCGTTCCCGTTGCAAATTGTGCTGGGCACACTGCAACTGGTTTTAGCCATTTCGCTGGTGGCGCTTGGCTCCCTGCTAATAGTGCGCGACGCGGCCTTGTCAATGGCCGGTTGCGGCATTTGGACGGGTCTGATTGCCGCCGTCACCGGTTCACTGGGCGTGGTCAGCATGCGCAAAACACAAACGGCCTTTCTGGCGCTCAGTTTGGTCTGCATTGCCAGCAGCACGTTGGCGCTGGCCATTTCTGGTGTGGGCCTGTCGCGCGACCTCAATCGCATGGCCGAGCAAAAGGGTGACCAG TTTGACCTGATGAATGCCAATAGCGAAGTTTCAGCTGCTTGCGGGCTAATATTTGCCCTCTTTTTGCACTTTGTGGTCAGCATTGTTTCGGTTTATCGCTGCGCCCTGCAGATTTGCACAAA ATCACAACATAGCGAACTGCGCGATGTTATCATCAAATCGAACGCATCGGGCATTGCATTAGATCAGCAAAAGGTGGATCAATACATAAAGGCCATGTCACTTAGCAGCAGCGAAAAG GTAAACAATGAGAAACTGGCGGCCATGTGGATGTATGCCACCCACATGGGCAGCCTGCCGCCGCCCTCGGTGCGCAAATTGACACCACCATCGCGTTCCATCATGCTCATACCAGCCACAGCTGCCGGTAATGGC GCACCACCGCCGCCTACACGCATGCCGCCTGCACCACCAGGATTAGCAGGTGGTATGCTTCTGCCAGTGCCGCCGCCACAGTATCGCGGCATGACTTTGCCCTATATGCGGCCGGGTTCAGTGGTCTATGCGCATCCCGCCAGCCTAACGGGCACCTATCGAACACACAAGAGCACCAAGTCGGCGGAGTTGAATGGCCAGCGTCGGCGTCGTCGTGCTGGCAAATCGGATGCGAATCGACGCCAGCGTCGCAAGTCCGAGGCAGATGTACTAGATGGTGCACCCAATTTTCAGTATACGGGCCTGGATCGCGCGATAGCGGACAGTTTCCTGGCACGCCAGGAGCAGTCTCAGGCGGGCAGCCACATTGACTACTCCTCATCGACGTCCTCGGCGCACAGCGATGTCTATGGCCAAAAACCAGCTGCCGGCTCGCGTGCCTCCTCCAAAGCGAAGATTGTGTGCCGCGATGTTGTCATGTG
- the S6kII gene encoding ribosomal protein S6 kinase 2 beta has product MPLADSNRDLRQLQQQQVEVNSSSSSSNNNNADQAQLDNASSAAAATTATSTTTAAAAAATTTTMGLQLRQRMQITSSGCSSLAVTPMEHTPTDEESGAVTTVTSSQRRQQQQQQQQQQQQLQAALEQHHITPSKTPEQMELSDSESYGAASYDEFELREVVKEGHDKADPSQFELLRVLGEGSFGKVFLVRKILGKDAGTLYAMKVLKKATLKVKDRVRSTNERKILADVGHAFIVRLHYAFQTPGKLYLILDFLRGGDLFTRLSKEVMFTEEDVKFYLAELALALNHLHTLGIIYRDLKPENILLDEHGHIALTDFGLSKQPLDGSKTYSFCGTVEYMAPEIVNRKGHDFAADWWSFGVLMYEMLTGNLPFHGQTRQETMNQILRSKLGMPENLSPEAQSLLRALFKRNPLNRLGAGAQGILDIKAHCFFATIDWVRLERKLVRPPFIPAVSRDDAFYFDVEYTSKSPRDSPGGPISASAHEIFRGFSFVAPVLLENSTNISCSNNVSPLHAVLPASSVTSVVAATQGPRSLPGVLPGNFQTEYNLLQELGRGTFSVCRLCEHRASKKHYAVKIIEKAAVAAATSASADCWEEVEIMLRYGNHPNIVTLYSVYEDTSSAYLVMELLKGGELLDRILAVGQMCESEASAVLRTIAAAVAYLHEHGVVHRDLKPSNMIYASMRQTPETLKLCDLGFAKQLRADNGLLMTPCYTANFVAPEVLKRQGYDLACDIWSLGVLLYIMLSGRTPFASTPNDSPEVILKRIGSGHIDFSSPRWSLISAPVKELLRQMLHIVPENRPTVAQILEHSWVRDQFLGTVQLTEYALQPTAGSNNAQQLTLGAQQQQHNHISMALRGAVDATFRAIAIPQAANVGPVELSMLAKRRAKDRANLHS; this is encoded by the exons ATGCCACTGGCTGACTCCAACAGGGATTTAAgacagctacagcagcagcaagttgaagtcaatagcagcagcagcagcagcaacaacaacaatgccgaTCAGGCACAGCTGGACAATGCCAGcagtgctgcagcagcaacaactgcaacatcaacaacaactgcagcagcagcagcagcaacaacaacaacaatgggtcTGCAGCTGCGTCAACGCATGCAGATTACCTCCTCCGGTTGTAGCAGTCTCGCGGTGACACCAATGGAGCACACACCCACCGACGAGGAGAGTGGCGCTGTCACAACCGTGACGTCATCGCAGCGtcgccaacaacagcagcagcaacaacagcaacaacaacaattgcaagcAGCACTCGAACAACATCACATAACGCCAAGCAAAACACCCGAACAAATGGAGCTGAGCGACTCGGAATCGTACGGGGCAGCCAGCTACGATGAATTCGAGCTGCGTGAAGTGGTCAAAGAGGGTCACGACAAGGCGGATCCCTCGCAATTTGAGCTGTTGCGCGTGCTCGGTGAGGGCAGCTTTGGCAAAGTGTTTCTGGTGCGCAAGATTCTGGGCAAAGATGCGGGCACATTGTACGCCATGAAGGTCCTGAAGAAGGCCACACTGAAGGTCAAGGATCGTGTGCGCAGCACAAACGAGCGAAAGATTCTCGCCGATGTGGGGCACGCGTTCATCGTTCGATTGCACTATGCGTTCCAAACACCTGGcaaattgtatttgattttggaTTTTCTACGTGGCGGTGATTTGTTCACCCGCCTCTCCAAGGAAGTCATGTTTACCGAGGAGGATGTCAagttttatttggccgagCTGGCGCTTGCGTTAAATCATCTGCACACGCTGGGCATCATCTATCGCGACCTGAAGCCAGAAAATATACTGCTGGATGAGCACGGGCACATTGCTCTGACCGACTTTGGTCTGTCCAAGCAGCCGCTGGACGGCTCCAAGACGTACAGCTTTTGCGGCACCGTCGAGTACATGGCGCCAGAGATAGTCAATCGCAAGGGTCACGATTTTGCTGCCGACTGGTGGTCATTTGGTGTCCTTATGTACGAGATGCTGACGGGGAATCTGCCCTTTCATGGCCAGACGCGCCAGGAGACTATGAATCAGATATTGCGCTCCAAACTGGGCATGCCCGAGAATCTCTCGCCAGAGGCTCAATCGTTGCTGCGAGCACTCTTCAAGCGCAATCCATTAAATCGCCTCGGCGCGGGTGCACAAGGCATACTGGACATTAAGGCGCACTGTTTCTTCGCCACCATAGATTGGGTGCGGCTAGAGCGTAAGCTAGTGCGTCCCCCATTTATACCGGCGGTCAGTCGGGATGATGCTTTCTACTTTGATGTGGAGTACACGTCCAAGTCGCCGCGCGATTCTCCTGGCGGTCCAATTTCGGCATCCGCACACGAAATCTTTCGCGGCTTCAGCTTCGTGGCGCCCGTGCTGCTAGAGAATAGCACCAATATCAGCTGCTCCAACAATGTCAGTCCCCTGCACGCCGTTCTTCCCGCCTCCTCAGTGACTTCAGTGGTGGCGGCAACCCAAGGTCCGCGCAGCTTACCTGGTGTTCTGCCTGGAAATTTTCAGACCGAATACAATCTGCTGCAGGAGCTCGGTCGTGGCACATTCTCTGTGTGTCGCCTGTGCGAGCATCGCGCCTCCAAGAAGCACTACGCTGTGAAGATCATCGAGAAGGCGGCCGTAGCTGCTGCCACCTCTGCATCGGCGGATTGCTGGGAGGAGGTGGAGATTATGTTGCGCTATGGCAATCATCCCAATATCGTGACGCTCTATTCTGTGTACGAGGACACCAGCTCCGCGTATCTGGTCATGGAGCTGCTTAAGGGCGGCGAACTGCTCGATCGCATTCTGGCCGTTGGCCAAATGTGCGAGAGCGAGGCTAGCGCCGTGCTGCGCACaattgccgccgccgtcgcctaTCTGCACGAGCACGGTGTCGTCCATCGGGACCTGAAGCCCTCGAACATGATCTACGCGAGTATGCGACAAACGCCCGAAACACTCAAACTCTGCGATTTAG GCTTTGCCAAGCAGCTGCGCGCGGACAACGGCTTGCTGATGACGCCCTGTTACACGGCCAACTTTGTGGCGCCGGAAGTGCTAAAACGGCAGGGCTACGATCTGGCCTGTGACATTTGGTCGTTGGGTGTGCTGCTGTACATCATGCTGTCGGGACGGACACCGTTTGCCAGCACGCCGAACGATTCGCCGGAAGTAATTTTGAAGCGTATTGGATCAGGACATATTGATTTTAGCAGTCCGCGCTGGTCGCTGATTAGTGCGCCGGTGAAGGAGCTGTTGCGCCAGATGCTGCACATTGTGCCCGAGAATCGGCCAACTGTGGCGCAGATACTGGAGCACAGTTGGGTGCGTGACCAGTTTTTGGGCACTGTGCAGCTGACAGAATACGCACTGCAGCCGACTgctggcagcaacaatgcCCAACAGTTGACTTTGggagcacagcagcagcagcataaccACATTTCTATGGCGCTACGTGGCGCAGTGGATGCAACGTTTCGGGCAATTGCAATACCGCAGGCGGCGAACGTAGGTCCTGTGGAGCTATCGATGCTGGCCAAGAGGCGTGCCAAGGATCGCGCCAATCTGCATTCCTAA
- the LOC6632143 gene encoding uncharacterized protein isoform X2 produces the protein MSLSSSEKVNNEKLAAMWMYATHMGSLPPPSVRKLTPPSRSIMLIPATAAGNGAPPPPTRMPPAPPGLAGGMLLPVPPPQYRGMTLPYMRPGSVVYAHPASLTGTYRTHKSTKSAELNGQRRRRRAGKSDANRRQRRKSEADVLDGAPNFQYTGLDRAIADSFLARQEQSQAGSHIDYSSSTSSAHSDVYGQKPAAGSRASSKAKIVCRDVVM, from the exons ATGTCACTTAGCAGCAGCGAAAAG GTAAACAATGAGAAACTGGCGGCCATGTGGATGTATGCCACCCACATGGGCAGCCTGCCGCCGCCCTCGGTGCGCAAATTGACACCACCATCGCGTTCCATCATGCTCATACCAGCCACAGCTGCCGGTAATGGC GCACCACCGCCGCCTACACGCATGCCGCCTGCACCACCAGGATTAGCAGGTGGTATGCTTCTGCCAGTGCCGCCGCCACAGTATCGCGGCATGACTTTGCCCTATATGCGGCCGGGTTCAGTGGTCTATGCGCATCCCGCCAGCCTAACGGGCACCTATCGAACACACAAGAGCACCAAGTCGGCGGAGTTGAATGGCCAGCGTCGGCGTCGTCGTGCTGGCAAATCGGATGCGAATCGACGCCAGCGTCGCAAGTCCGAGGCAGATGTACTAGATGGTGCACCCAATTTTCAGTATACGGGCCTGGATCGCGCGATAGCGGACAGTTTCCTGGCACGCCAGGAGCAGTCTCAGGCGGGCAGCCACATTGACTACTCCTCATCGACGTCCTCGGCGCACAGCGATGTCTATGGCCAAAAACCAGCTGCCGGCTCGCGTGCCTCCTCCAAAGCGAAGATTGTGTGCCGCGATGTTGTCATGTG
- the LOC6632144 gene encoding protein phosphatase 1H gives MFNNFKNRFISAIAPDLPPLPSSEREHQRGALRLGSGQQMPDKFPYARPPFLQLLTADELRASADHNVRPIIVPRDINLLPWGTGYAECVNSGKSEWNEDQASFSRQVLSDPEHNHPDLPYTYFGIFDGHAGYGAALAASHQFHHILHEKLVDCIELLLPRDADSENGKLQLNATFPHPIYFQRRVSKDDLIIGALESAFFHMDSLIAQDRDRYRDAGGCTACVSLFIDGKMYVANAGDSRAVLCQRRAGSGTSAGVTPSTTTEPNKIEPDPVDAAHSYPTAYSADHTPETERERLLNVARLKPHLMGKQYVAMEYAKRPHIKDMGQRILCRQGTMKGWTYKTLTRDDLRMPVVNGEGKRSRLLGTLGVTRGFGDHDLLAINTGIQIKPFLTPHPDVRQRDLSQVVSILDEHNEDGDYGILVMATDGLWDVSENDAVARTVFQTLSRYPKEKHRYTMVAQELVARARGKINDSGHWRLADSKAAATVDDISVIVIPVHQYYKEHIEWTHNYTRELEQRRRKAAEANMAQEAVNVLNGIIAEEAHVVEEQPYPHPQHQQQQQVVVQVEQVPALLRQEQEEQEQRAQLEPEETLVVELSDETPVQAHLETINHTMQKVQLDANVPEETPEKTTATSNKQRNNRKGKGNRQ, from the exons ATGTTTAATAACTTTAAAAATCGCTTCATATCGGCCATTGCGCCCGatctgccgccgctgccaagCAGCGAGCGGGAGCATCAGCGGGGCGCACTGCGTTTGGGCTCTGGACAGCAAATGCCAGACAAGTTTCCCTATGCGAGGCCTCCATTTCTACAGCTGCTCACTGCCGATGAGCTGCGCGCCTCTGCCGATCACAACGTTCGGCCGATAATCGTGCCGCGCGACATAAATCTGCTACCCTGGGGCACTGGGTACGCCGAGTGCGTCAACTCTGGCAAGTCCGAGTGGAACGAGGATCAAGCTTCCTTCTCCCG ACAAGTCCTTTCGGATCCGGAACACAATCATCCTGATCTGCCCTACACGTATTTTGGCATTTTCGATGGCCATGCCGGCTACGGAGCCGCATTGGCTGCCTCGCATCAATTCCATCACATACTGCACGAGAAGCTGGTGGATTGCAtcgagctgttgctgccacgcgATGCGGACAGCGAGAACGGCAAACTACAGTTGAATGCGACATTCCCTCATCCAATTTACTTTCAGCGGCGCGTTAGCAAGGACGACCTAATTATTGGTGCCCTGGAGAGCGCCTTCTTTCACATGGATTCGCTAATAGCGCAGGACAGAGATCGGTACCGCGATGCGGGCGGCTGCACTGCCTGCGTTTCGCTCTTCATCGATGGCAAAATGTATGTAGCCAATGCGGGCGATAGTCGCGCTGTGCTTTGTCAGCGAAGAGCGGGATCGGGAACGAGTGCTGGAGTGACcccatcaacaacaacagagccCAATAAGATTGAGCCCGATCCAGTGGATGCTGCGCACAGCTATCCCACGGCCTATTCGGCTGATCATACGCCGGAAACGGAACGTGAACGATTGTTAAACGTGGCCCGCTTGAAACCGCACCTGATGGGCAAACAGTATGTGGCCATGGAGTATGCGAAGCGACCACATATTAAGGACATGGGCCAGCGCATATTATGTCGCCAGGGCACCATGAAGGGCTGGACATATAAGACCTTGACGCGTGACGATCTGCGCATGCCGGTTGTCAATGGCGAGGGCAAGCGCAGCCGCTTGCTGGGCACGCTGGGCGTGACCCGTGGATTTGGTGATCACGATCTACTGGCCATAAATACGGGCATACAAATCAAACCATTCCTAACGCCGCATCCCGATGTGCGACAGCGTGATCTCAGTCAGGTTGTCAGCATTCTCGATGAACACAACGAGGATGGTGATTATGGCATACTGGTTATGGCCACCGATGGCCTCTGGGATGTATCCGAAAATGATGCCGTCGCGCGCACCGTCTTCCAAACGTTGTCGCGATACCCCAAGGAGAAGCATCGCTACACAATGGTCGCCCAGGAATTAGTAGCGCGCGCACGGGGCAAAATCAACGATTCTGGCCATTGGCGTTTGGCGGATAGCAAAGCGGCGGCTACAGTCGATGATATCTCAGTGATTGTGATACCAGTGCATCAGTATTACAAGGAGCATATCGAATGGACGCACAACTACACCCGCGAGCTGGAGCAACGGCGGCGCAAGGCAGCCGAGGCCAATATGGCACAGGAGGCGGTTAATGTGCTCAATGGGATCATAGCTGAAGAGGCGCATGTTGTCGAAGAGCAGCCATATCCACATCcccaacaccagcagcagcagcaagtggTTGTGCAGGTGGAGCAGGTGCCAGCGCTGCTACGGCAAGAGCaagaggagcaggagcagcgggCGCAACTTGAGCCGGAGGAAACACTCGTTGTGGAACTAAGCGATGAGACGCCAGTGCAGGCACATCTCGAAACAATCAACCACACGATGCAGAAAGTACAGCTGGATGCAAATGTGCCTGAAG AAACTCCAGAGAAGACAACAGCGACGTCAAACAAGCAGCGCAACAATCGCAAGGGCAAAGGCAACAGGCAGTAG